The window AAAATCACCTCAGAAGAAGTAATTGGGAATGGTAGTTATTTTAAGCATAATATATTTTTTGTTACATGTCAAGATAAGATTGTTGGTTCACAGGCTTACTAAGAGCTCTAATATTTTTAAGTCATATTGCGCCTTACTGTTGATTGGTTCTCAATCAGGGTGTAAAATACACTTTTGTGTCTTTTAGTTTTATTTTAGCTAAAATATCAGCGCTGGCTGTGATAGGTGCTGAGCTTAGAGATCTTAATAATTCCCTTTGCAAGTTTTAAAAGAGTTTTTACCCTTCTGTCAGCTTTGTAAAGAAGCTCAAGGTATCCTATAGATATTACAGATATTATGTAATTTGAACTTTCCCATTTTGGACAAGTAGCATCTGTTGCAACAAGATTGATTTCTCTTTTTTGTAAAGAATCTTCTATCTTTTGAGAAAGTTGAAGTCTAAAGGTTAGATTTAAAAGAGATCATTTTGCTCGATGACGGACGCTCCGTGGAAGGTAGCCTAAAAAGAGCTGCCAAGAATTCCATACTCTTCAGGGGATTGGAGGTGTCAAAAAGTAAGCACGATGTTTTGATAAAAGCCAGAAAGAGCTTGAAATATCCCATTTATGTTACTGTTTAACCTTTCCATAGACTGGGTAATTGAGTTTTTCCAAAAGAAATACATTTGAGATAGCTTGGACATAAAAAGGTTCTCCAACGTTTTTTATCTAAGGTTATTATAACCGTTTTGTTAAAAATATACAGGGAAAATATAAACTGACAAAAAGGCACTTCCATAAAGAGAAGCATTTTCAAAAGGCACACCAAACAGAACATTTGGTTTGAAATGTTATTGTAAAACAAAAGAAAAGTTTCAATCCCCAAAGGGCAGGCTACAAACTACTAAAAATACAAAATCGTTAAGGAGGGAATAATTAGTTTCAATCCCCAAAGGGCAGGCTACAAACTGTAGGACAGCCAATTCCGACAACTGTTTACAATGGTTTCAATCCCCAAAGAACAGGCTACAAACGCTTTTTGAAGGCAAAAATTGGGTGTTAGAGGTGTGTTTCAATCCCCAAAGGGCAGGCTACAAACTCACCTAGAAAACTTGTGGTAGAAGTATATGGTCGGTTTCAATCCCCAAAGGGCAGGCTACAAACCTATCAGGTTTTTGATGCAAAACTTTAAGCTTTCAGAGTTTCAATCCCCAAAGGGCAGGCTACAAACGGATTTGCAGATGTGCGGAAATACTGTCTATTTTTGTTTCAATCCCCAAAGGGCAGGCTACAAACCACAACAAAAAACAAAAGTATTTAGAGTAAGTAACAGTTTCAATCCCCAAAGGGCAGGCTACAAACCTTGCCCACAAACACAGTAGACCCAGACCAGGTCTGTTTCAATCCCCAAAGGGCAGGCTACAAACAAAGGCTCAAAAATAAATGAAGGAGGTTGATAAAAAGTTTCAATCCCCAAAGGGCAGGCTACAAACGTAGTGGAAAAATTAGGAGAAGAATTCACATATGCAGGGTTTCAATCCCCAAAGGGCAGGCTACAAACTGATGAGGGATGCTTGTGATTCCAGTTTTTAAAGTTGTGTTTCAATCCCCAAAGGGCAGGCTACAAACTTATTGTGGAACTGGTTTATATTGCTCATCCATTTAGGTTTCAATCCCCAAAGGGCAGGCTACAAACCTGGGTATGAGATGTTCAATAGCTAATCAAAGGAAAGCGTTTCAATCCCCAAAGGGCAGGCTACAAACACCCACATGTGCCCTACCCCACCGGGGTTGGTTGTGTTTCAATCCCCAAAGGGCAGGCTACAAACGCAACAAAAAGGAAGACCTACGGAGTGGTTTTACGTTTCAATCCCCAAAGGGCAGGCTACAAACGCAACAAAAAGGAAGACCTACGGAGTGGTTTTACGTTTCAATCCCCAAAGGGCAGGCTACAAACGCAACAAAAAGGAAGACCTACGGAGTGGTTTTACGTTTCAATCCCCAAAGGGCAGGCTACAAACGCACGTGTTTCGATGGTGTTATGTGTATTGTCTTCTTTGGTTTCAATCCCCAAAGGGCAGGCTACAAACAAAGGCTGGCATGTACATTGTCATGTTTTAATTGTTACGTTTCAATCCCCAAAGGGCAGGCTACAAACACAGAGATGCTTATTACAACAAAGAAGCAAATGAAAGGTTTCAATCCCCAAAGGGCAGGCTACAAACCAGTTGTTATGAAAGGTAGCAAAAACTATGATGACGAGTTTCAATCCCCAAAGGGCAGGCTACAAACTTGAGGTTTTTCAAGGGTTAGAAGGTAATCATAGTGGTTTCAATCCCCAAAGGGCAGGCTACAAACGCGTTGCAAAAGTGTGACGCAAATCGTGAAATCTTAGTTTCAATCCCCAAAGGGCAGGCTACAAACACGTCAAATAGCTTGATTTTATTATATCAAGATTATGCACCCCTGTCAATGTTTTTATATCAAAACATCTGTGGAAAACTTAAATCAAGCCAGAAAAATCAAGCTATATAGCCACCTCAAAACCTTCCGTCTATCCAGCTGCTGCCAGAAACTTTGCAAAAACCATGTCAAATCTTCTTGAAACCGCATACAAATCAAACCTTAAAATTTTACTACCTGAGGTCGACAGATGTGACTTTTGGTCAAAATGAAATAATATAAATTGTCTTTTGAATAATAACTCAAAAAGTGAAATCTCTATTCTACTGCTGCTTGCTAAAACAATAAAAGCCACAAGCAGCACCAAAAACGCTTGTGGCAAAAGGATATTTTTCAAAATTTCAATCAATTTCTATGCTTTGCACGAAGCTCTTTTATTCTCTCAAGCGAAAGTCCTGTAATCTCTGCTATCTCCTCATCTTTGTAACCTTTTAAAATCATCCTCTCAGCTGTCTCTATTCTGCTCTGCTCAAAACCTTGCTGAAGTCCTTGCTGAAGTCCTTGCTGAAGCCCTTGCTGCAGTCCTTGCTGAAGTCCTTCAAAAATTAACTCTTCTCTTATCTTTCTCAAATTCTGAAATAGTGGCATAGCTTTTTCACCCCCTCTTACACTCTCATCAATCGCTCTTTTGGCAGCCTCAACTTCTATCTCATCAAGCTCTCTCAAAGCAGCTGGCAAACATACCTTCAATACCTCTATCTCCTTCTCCTCTGCACCCAGTAAATATTCTCCAAGCTCTAAAATTAGTCTTTCTAACTCATCATACCTTTTTATCCTGTTGAGCTTCAATATTAAGCTCAGTATGTCTTTTACTTGCAAAATGCTTTCTGCTTGGTTTAAGTCAATCAATATATACTCAAAATCAATTACGCAATTTCCAAACTCCTCAAATCCTAAAATCTTTTCCTTAAGTCTTCTTGCGGCTGTCCACCTGTCTTCCCCGTCGTAAAATACTATCGGCACAACTGCCGGCAATGTAAATCCCTTTTTCTTTATTTCCACTCTGTCAAAATCCTTGATATAGTCTCTGTATATATCTGTGATGTAGAACAAAAGCCTCAAGGGCATTGAATGGTCAACTGAAGACTGGTGTTCAAACAAAATGTAAAAGATAATTTCTTTTTCTTTTAGGCTTACTTTGTAAAGCAAATCACTTTCTTCTTGAGAAAAATCAGGTAGTACATAGCTTTTGTCAATTCTTTCAAGCTGGTCTTCTGTGAGGTTTTTGAATATTCCAATCTCATCAAGCCTTTTCAGAAGCCTGAGGAAAATGCTTTTGTTAGAGAATATGTATTTGTACTCAAGGTCGTTTATGTTATGAGGGAGCTGGTTATTAT is drawn from Caldicellulosiruptor naganoensis and contains these coding sequences:
- a CDS encoding Rpn family recombination-promoting nuclease/putative transposase, producing MFDISLPICYNVFRIPSQVKTMNNNQLPHNINDLEYKYIFSNKSIFLRLLKRLDEIGIFKNLTEDQLERIDKSYVLPDFSQEESDLLYKVSLKEKEIIFYILFEHQSSVDHSMPLRLLFYITDIYRDYIKDFDRVEIKKKGFTLPAVVPIVFYDGEDRWTAARRLKEKILGFEEFGNCVIDFEYILIDLNQAESILQVKDILSLILKLNRIKRYDELERLILELGEYLLGAEEKEIEVLKVCLPAALRELDEIEVEAAKRAIDESVRGGEKAMPLFQNLRKIREELIFEGLQQGLQQGLQQGLQQGLQQGFEQSRIETAERMILKGYKDEEIAEITGLSLERIKELRAKHRN